In Bradyrhizobium erythrophlei, a single genomic region encodes these proteins:
- a CDS encoding acyltransferase: MRSVVGTRALFQKFIQVICDRRLAAALINAQFRIRAKARVPISVRLFGRIRFKGDGRVEFGQSITLVGDVVPLEFVAHPGARISIGDHTFINYGSSISAYKHVEIGRHCLLGHYTLIVDRNEHPLQQHELAPPAVPVIIGDHVWIGSRVIILPGISIGNGAVIGAGSVVTRDVPANCLVVGNPARIVRRFATGERDDVACSSVSNVSGRANS; encoded by the coding sequence ATGAGAAGTGTTGTAGGCACTCGAGCGCTCTTTCAGAAATTTATACAAGTCATTTGCGATCGGCGCCTTGCCGCAGCGCTCATCAACGCGCAGTTTCGAATTCGGGCAAAGGCGCGAGTCCCAATCTCTGTAAGGCTTTTCGGTCGCATTCGATTCAAAGGCGACGGACGTGTGGAATTTGGGCAGAGCATTACCTTAGTAGGAGATGTGGTGCCGCTCGAATTCGTCGCTCACCCAGGAGCTCGCATCTCGATAGGCGATCATACATTTATTAACTACGGCTCATCGATTTCGGCATACAAGCATGTCGAAATCGGCCGCCACTGTCTGCTGGGCCATTACACACTTATCGTGGACAGGAACGAGCATCCCCTGCAACAGCACGAGTTGGCGCCGCCCGCAGTTCCAGTTATCATCGGTGACCACGTATGGATCGGCTCGCGGGTAATTATTCTCCCCGGAATTTCTATTGGAAATGGCGCCGTCATAGGAGCAGGCAGTGTGGTGACAAGAGACGTTCCTGCCAATTGCCTAGTGGTTGGAAATCCTGCTCGGATTGTGCGGAGGTTTGCAACAGGAGAGAGGGATGATGTTGCCTGCTCTTCGGTTTCAAACGTTAGTGGTAGAGCGAATTCCTAA
- a CDS encoding GNAT family N-acetyltransferase, with amino-acid sequence MSVKVNVVESLSLLEAIAPAWQVLDEQTFPRLPFTGPHWNLLWWKHFAENRRTVADRIQSFVVFDGDRLLAVAPMMLTERPAMGPVRARHLQFFGADPNVTEVRGLCCRRSDEGRVLDAILCHLEARAKDWDWVELSGFVEHGPAHEVIARRTPLIWTRQVPDFLIEPGYDWEVFKKGLPRNLKEAIRKCYTTLRRDNLQYEFRVTERADEIEARLETFFELHSLRARAPSTPSHADVFAPLAARKFVLEYMSCASRLGSARLFELLVEGQVVASRIGFVLGDHLYLYFSGYHPKMSKYSVMTTCKVEAIKWAICHGIEKINLSTGRDQSKLRWRPMEVSLMEAQWLSPSWRGRVSHGFVHAMKKSMVPDVLGAFTRTIHRDHE; translated from the coding sequence GTGAGCGTGAAGGTAAATGTCGTCGAGAGCCTAAGTTTGCTGGAAGCGATTGCTCCAGCGTGGCAGGTTTTAGACGAACAGACGTTCCCCCGATTGCCGTTTACCGGGCCGCACTGGAATTTGCTGTGGTGGAAGCACTTCGCCGAGAACCGGCGCACCGTGGCAGACCGCATTCAAAGTTTCGTGGTGTTCGACGGGGATCGGCTGCTGGCGGTGGCGCCGATGATGCTGACCGAGCGCCCGGCCATGGGCCCAGTGCGCGCCAGACACCTTCAGTTTTTCGGCGCCGATCCGAACGTAACAGAGGTGCGAGGGTTGTGCTGCCGCCGCTCTGACGAGGGCCGAGTGCTTGACGCAATTCTTTGTCATTTGGAGGCCCGAGCCAAAGATTGGGACTGGGTCGAGCTATCAGGGTTCGTGGAGCACGGGCCAGCCCACGAAGTGATTGCTAGGCGCACGCCGTTAATTTGGACTCGGCAGGTTCCGGACTTCCTCATTGAGCCTGGCTATGACTGGGAGGTTTTCAAAAAAGGTCTTCCGCGTAACCTCAAGGAGGCAATTCGAAAATGCTATACAACGTTGCGGCGCGACAACCTTCAATACGAGTTTAGGGTAACCGAGCGGGCAGACGAGATAGAGGCACGGCTGGAGACATTTTTCGAGCTGCACAGTTTGCGCGCGCGTGCGCCGAGCACCCCGAGCCACGCCGATGTGTTCGCGCCTTTGGCAGCGCGAAAATTCGTGCTCGAATATATGAGTTGTGCCTCACGTTTAGGCTCTGCCAGGTTGTTCGAACTGTTGGTCGAAGGACAGGTCGTGGCATCTCGAATCGGTTTTGTGCTAGGCGACCACCTATACCTCTACTTTTCGGGCTATCACCCGAAGATGAGCAAGTACTCGGTTATGACGACGTGTAAGGTCGAGGCCATCAAGTGGGCCATTTGTCACGGAATTGAAAAGATCAATCTTTCAACGGGACGCGATCAATCGAAACTCCGCTGGCGGCCGATGGAGGTGTCGTTGATGGAAGCTCAATGGTTGTCGCCTTCGTGGCGAGGTCGTGTGTCGCACGGGTTTGTTCATGCGATGAAGAAGAGCATGGTGCCGGACGTCTTGGGGGCGTTTACCAGAACAATTCATCGGGACCACGAATAG